Proteins co-encoded in one Scatophagus argus isolate fScaArg1 chromosome 11, fScaArg1.pri, whole genome shotgun sequence genomic window:
- the itm2bb gene encoding integral membrane protein 2Bb isoform X1, with protein MVKVSFNSALGQKEVKKDAETLIPDEDKDAEAALPVRHQSRAWCWCMCLGLALMLSGVVVGGAYLYRYYVLEVSSQPQQGWAEGEEDQVFFCGVNYREEDFMIHEEDEVEVELPNQFYLRQLEEKIRVLEREQVELINVPVPEFDNGDPADIVHDFQRRLTAYLDLSLNKCYVIPLNTSIVMPPRDFLELLINIKAGTYLPQSYLVHEEMIVTERLEHVEQLGYFIYNLCRGKDTYKLQRRDRILGMQKREALNCHKIRHFENTFVVETLICEP; from the exons ATGGTTAAAGTGTCTTTTAACTCCGCTTTGGGACAGAAAGAGGTGAAGAAGGACGCGGAAACTCTTATTCCCGACGAAGACAAA GATGCCGAGGCAGCTCTGCCGGTTCGTCACCAGTCTCGGGCCTGGTGCTGGTGCATGTGCCTGGGTCTGGCCCTCATGCTGTCTGGAGTGGTGGTTGGAGGAGCCTACCTATACCGCTACTACGTCCTGGAGGTGAGCAGCCAGCCCCAACAAGGCTGGGCAGAGGGAGAG GAGGACCAGGTGTTCTTCTGCGGGGTGAACTACCGCGAGGAGGACTTCATGATCCACGAAGAGGATGAG gtggaggtggagctgcCAAACCAGTTCTACCTGCggcagctggaggagaagaTTCGGGTGCTGGAGAGGGAGCAGGTGGAGCTCATCAACGTCCCGGTGCCCGAGTTCGACAACGGAGACCCGGCAGATATCGTCCACGACTTCCAGCGG AGGCTGACCGCCTACCTGGACTTGAGTCTGAACAAGTGCTACGTCATCCCGCTCAACACGTCCATCGTCATGCCTCCCAGAGACTTCCTGGAGCTGCTCATCAACATCAAG GCCGGCACCTACCTGCCCCAGTCCTACCTGGTCCACGAGGAGATGATCGTGACCGAGCGCCTGGAGCACGTCGAGCAGCTCGGCTACTTCATCTACAACCTGTGCCGCGGCAAAGACACCTACAAGCTGCAGCGCAGAGACAGGATCCTGG GTATGCAGAAGCGTGAAGCGCTGAACTGCCACAAGATCCGTCACTTCGAGAACACGTTTGTAGTGGAGACGCTGATCTGTGAGCCTTAA
- the itm2bb gene encoding integral membrane protein 2Bb isoform X2 — protein MVKVSFNSALGQKEVKKDAETLIPDEDKDAEAALPVRHQSRAWCWCMCLGLALMLSGVVVGGAYLYRYYVLEEDQVFFCGVNYREEDFMIHEEDEVEVELPNQFYLRQLEEKIRVLEREQVELINVPVPEFDNGDPADIVHDFQRRLTAYLDLSLNKCYVIPLNTSIVMPPRDFLELLINIKAGTYLPQSYLVHEEMIVTERLEHVEQLGYFIYNLCRGKDTYKLQRRDRILGMQKREALNCHKIRHFENTFVVETLICEP, from the exons ATGGTTAAAGTGTCTTTTAACTCCGCTTTGGGACAGAAAGAGGTGAAGAAGGACGCGGAAACTCTTATTCCCGACGAAGACAAA GATGCCGAGGCAGCTCTGCCGGTTCGTCACCAGTCTCGGGCCTGGTGCTGGTGCATGTGCCTGGGTCTGGCCCTCATGCTGTCTGGAGTGGTGGTTGGAGGAGCCTACCTATACCGCTACTACGTCCTGGAG GAGGACCAGGTGTTCTTCTGCGGGGTGAACTACCGCGAGGAGGACTTCATGATCCACGAAGAGGATGAG gtggaggtggagctgcCAAACCAGTTCTACCTGCggcagctggaggagaagaTTCGGGTGCTGGAGAGGGAGCAGGTGGAGCTCATCAACGTCCCGGTGCCCGAGTTCGACAACGGAGACCCGGCAGATATCGTCCACGACTTCCAGCGG AGGCTGACCGCCTACCTGGACTTGAGTCTGAACAAGTGCTACGTCATCCCGCTCAACACGTCCATCGTCATGCCTCCCAGAGACTTCCTGGAGCTGCTCATCAACATCAAG GCCGGCACCTACCTGCCCCAGTCCTACCTGGTCCACGAGGAGATGATCGTGACCGAGCGCCTGGAGCACGTCGAGCAGCTCGGCTACTTCATCTACAACCTGTGCCGCGGCAAAGACACCTACAAGCTGCAGCGCAGAGACAGGATCCTGG GTATGCAGAAGCGTGAAGCGCTGAACTGCCACAAGATCCGTCACTTCGAGAACACGTTTGTAGTGGAGACGCTGATCTGTGAGCCTTAA
- the med4 gene encoding mediator of RNA polymerase II transcription subunit 4 isoform X1, whose protein sequence is MATAAAKSTKERLLSVLDDLEVLSRELIEMLALSRSQKLPQPGEDIQILELLVQRDREFQELMEVAQQQGKVHQEMQLLEKEVEKRDSDIQQLQKQLKEAEHILATAVYQAKEKLKSIEKARKGSISSEEIIKYAHRISASNAVCAPLNWVPGDPRRPYPTDLEMRSGMLGHMANLPTNGVNGHLPGDALAAGRLPDVLTPHYPWQTSDVSVGMLPPHHGNDFGLEPPGHNKENEDDVEAMSTDSSSSSSDSD, encoded by the exons ATGGCGACGGCGGCAGCGAAGTCAACGAAAGAGCGGCTGTTGTCTGTGTTGGACGATTTGGAGGTTTTATCCCG AGAACTGATCGAGATGTTGGCTCTGTCCAGGAGTCAGAAACTGCCCCAACCGGGAGAGGACATTCAG atcctggagctgctggtgCAGAGGGACAGGGAGTTTCAGGAGCTGATGGAGGTGGCTCAGCAGCAGGGGAAAGTGCACCAGGAGATGCAGCtgctggagaaggaggtggagaagagagacagcGACATCCAGCAGCTCCAGAAACAGCTGAAGGAGGCTGAACACATCTTG GCCACTGCTGTTTACCAAGCCAAAGAGAAACTCAAATCCATCGAAAAAGCCAGGAAAG GAAGCATCTCTTCAGAAGAAATCATCAAGTATGCCCACAGGATCAGTGCCAGTAACGCCGTGTGTGCGCCTCTCAACTGGGTCCCAG GTGATCCACGCAGGCCCTACCCGACTGACCTGGAAATGCGCAGTGGGATGCTGGGTCACATGGCCAACCTGCCGACCAATGGCGTGAATGGACACCTGCCCGGCGACGCTCTGGCTGCTGGGAGGCTTCCTG ACGTGTTGACGCCTCACTACCCCTGGCAGACGTCAGACGTCTCAGTGGGGATGCTGCCTCCTCACCACGGCAACGACTTTGGCCTGGAGCCTCCGGGTCACAACAAGGAGAACGAGGACGACGTGGAGGCTATGTCGACCGACtcttccagcagcagcagtgactccGACTGA
- the med4 gene encoding mediator of RNA polymerase II transcription subunit 4 isoform X2 produces MLALSRSQKLPQPGEDIQILELLVQRDREFQELMEVAQQQGKVHQEMQLLEKEVEKRDSDIQQLQKQLKEAEHILATAVYQAKEKLKSIEKARKGSISSEEIIKYAHRISASNAVCAPLNWVPGDPRRPYPTDLEMRSGMLGHMANLPTNGVNGHLPGDALAAGRLPDVLTPHYPWQTSDVSVGMLPPHHGNDFGLEPPGHNKENEDDVEAMSTDSSSSSSDSD; encoded by the exons ATGTTGGCTCTGTCCAGGAGTCAGAAACTGCCCCAACCGGGAGAGGACATTCAG atcctggagctgctggtgCAGAGGGACAGGGAGTTTCAGGAGCTGATGGAGGTGGCTCAGCAGCAGGGGAAAGTGCACCAGGAGATGCAGCtgctggagaaggaggtggagaagagagacagcGACATCCAGCAGCTCCAGAAACAGCTGAAGGAGGCTGAACACATCTTG GCCACTGCTGTTTACCAAGCCAAAGAGAAACTCAAATCCATCGAAAAAGCCAGGAAAG GAAGCATCTCTTCAGAAGAAATCATCAAGTATGCCCACAGGATCAGTGCCAGTAACGCCGTGTGTGCGCCTCTCAACTGGGTCCCAG GTGATCCACGCAGGCCCTACCCGACTGACCTGGAAATGCGCAGTGGGATGCTGGGTCACATGGCCAACCTGCCGACCAATGGCGTGAATGGACACCTGCCCGGCGACGCTCTGGCTGCTGGGAGGCTTCCTG ACGTGTTGACGCCTCACTACCCCTGGCAGACGTCAGACGTCTCAGTGGGGATGCTGCCTCCTCACCACGGCAACGACTTTGGCCTGGAGCCTCCGGGTCACAACAAGGAGAACGAGGACGACGTGGAGGCTATGTCGACCGACtcttccagcagcagcagtgactccGACTGA
- the sucla2 gene encoding succinate--CoA ligase [ADP-forming] subunit beta, mitochondrial: MRVKYSAREGDMATSLICGRLTASLRNSGARNTISSASKVLGGSSGLFGGLVSQPQQQQHRTLSLHEYMSIGLLKEAGISVPTGMVASSSEEAYAVAKQIGSKDLVVKAQVLAGGRGKGTFEGGLKGGVRIVYSPEEARDISSQMIGRKLYTKQTGEAGRICNQVFICERRYPRREYYFAITMERSYQGPVLIGSSQGGVNIEDVAAENPDAIVKEPIDIVEGIKMEQAVKVAQKMGFPEALVNEAAENMVKLYNLFIKYDASMVEINPMVEDSSGMVMCMDAKINFDSNAEYRQKKVFEMQDWTQEDPRDRQAAKADLNYIGLDGTIGCLVNGAGLAMATMDIIKLHGGTPANFLDVGGGATAHQVTEAFKLITSDRKVQAILVNIFGGIMRCDVIAQGIIMAVRDLDLKIPIVVRLQGTRVDDAKALIAASPLKILACDDLDEAAKMVVKLSEIVSLAKEAQVDITFQLPI; this comes from the exons ATGCGCGTTAAGTACTCCGCTCGAGAGGGAGACATGGCGACGTCCCTGATCTGCGGCCGTTTGACGGCTAGCCTGAGGAATTCAGGGGCCAGAAACACTATCAGCTCCGCTTCcaag GTTCTCGGTGGTTCTTCGGGTCTGTTCGGAGGCCTTGTGTCccagccgcagcagcagcagcacaggactCTCTCCCTTCACGAGTACATGAGCATCGGGCTGCTGAAGGAGGCCGGCATCTCTGTGCCGACCGGCATGGTGGCCAGCTCCTCGGAGGAGGCCTACGCTGTGGCCAAGCAGATCG gctccAAGGACCTGGTGGTGAAAGCTCAGGTGCTGGCTGGTGGCAGAGGGAAGGGGACGTTCGAGGGCGGACTGAAGGGCGGAGTGAGGATCGTCTACTC gcCAGAAGAGGCCCGTGACATTTCGTCCCAGATGATTGGTCGAAAACTGTACACCAAACAGACCGGGGAGGCGGGTCGTATCTGCAACCAGGTGTTCATCTGTGAGCGCAGGTACCCACGCAGAGAGTACTACTTCGCCATCACCATGGAGAGGTCTTACCAG GGGCCCGTACTGATTGGCAGCTCGCAGGGCGGCGTGAACATTGAAGACGTTGCAGCGGAGAACCCAGATGCCATTGTGAAAGAGCCCATCGACATTGTGGAGGGCATTAAGATGGAGCAGGCAGTCAAG GTCGCGCAGAAGATGGGCTTCCCGGAGGCGCTGGTGAACGAGGCGGCGGAGAACATGGTCAAGCTGTACAATCTGTTCATCAAGTACGACGCCTCCATGGTGGAGATCAACCCCATGGTGGAGGACTCCTCTGGCATGG TGATGTGCATGGACGCCAAGATCAACTTTGACTCCAACGCAGAGTACCGCCAGAAGAAGGTGTTCGAAATGCAGGACTGGACCCAGGAGGACCCCCGGGACCGGCAGGCCGCCAAGGCCGACCTCAACTACATCGGCCTGGATGGAACCATCGGCTGTCTGG TGAACGGAGCAGGTCTGGCCATGGCCACCATGGACATCATCAAACTCCACGGCGGCACGCCGGCCAACTTCCTGGATGTGGGAGGAGGAGCCACAGCTCATCAGGTGACCGAGGCCTTCAAACTCATCACGTCTGACCGGAAG GTTCAGGCCATCCTGGTCAACATCTTTGGAGGCATCATGAGGTGTGATGTCATCGCTCAGGGCATCATCATGGCTGTGAGAGACCTGGACCTCAAGATCCCCATCGTAGTGCGGTtacaag GGACGAGAGTGGACGACGCCAAAGCTCTGATCGCCGCCAGTCCGCTCAAAATCCTGGCCTGTGACGACCTGGACGAAGCTGCCAAAAtg GTTGTCAAGCTTTCTGAAATCGTCTCGCTGGCTAAGGAAGCTCAGGTGGACATCACCTTCCAGCTGCCCATCTAA